One Mesotoga infera genomic region harbors:
- the priA gene encoding primosomal protein N' — protein sequence MLIQVAISNSPLYDTYTYETDKTLEPGERVEVNFAGRNAIGYVVSLEGKTGKYRIKSINKKVDERSFLSSEDIKLAEFVMKDYLAPPGKVFDLFFPPGKLLAVDEFIVPISESFELSPTKKDKFVKEFGEEKLKELLASREVKIMHSFERKTPKKRKTRRVSLAKKTGLLNEDLTPLWQTIVDYLLSVESEEISALEKKLELRSRSPIETLISKGILTTEECEEDDSHWVIPAVEKLNGSQREVYREIMERESKAFLLHGLTGTGKTEVYFKVMEYWLNRGRQILYLVPEVSLTPQLLARIRGAFPGRDVRQYHSYMPRNQRQRIWLDAVEQNVDILVGTRSSLWVPMKNTGLIVVDEEHDSSFYQQSLPYYDGVEAALRKAELLDIPIILGSATPRVGHYHLVESDRLSLLRLTERPVGSFPTIEIIDMKEEKNLIISKRALAEIRQTISLGKQVFVFVHRKGYSNYVVCYTCGNTVSCPHCSVSMTYHKADNSLKCHYCGYREPVPKSCPVCGSMTLSARGFGTERVEHDLQKYFPSARIMRMDRETIDNPISYEKALLEISRKECQIIVGTKMITKGLDFPDVEMVLIVDADRLMSFPSYDSPETAFQHISQVSGRSGRASIGKAFIQSFNPNNRIMKAAFERDYEAFYMDEIALRKELNNPPFSKIAEVVCYGETEDESGLLAEKIAEQIREVRIDSIEVFGPIAPLLSKLKNSYRMKITVKLPPDANYEFLLKIQKKHPADIQIIINGIGGMV from the coding sequence ATGCTAATCCAGGTCGCGATCTCGAATTCGCCTCTATACGATACATACACTTACGAGACTGATAAAACCTTAGAACCTGGTGAGAGGGTCGAAGTCAATTTCGCCGGACGCAACGCTATCGGTTATGTTGTATCTCTGGAAGGTAAGACGGGGAAGTACAGAATCAAGAGTATCAACAAGAAAGTAGATGAACGTTCCTTCCTTTCATCAGAGGATATTAAGCTTGCAGAATTTGTGATGAAGGACTATCTTGCTCCTCCAGGAAAAGTATTCGACCTTTTCTTCCCGCCCGGAAAACTTCTGGCTGTCGACGAATTCATCGTGCCCATTTCCGAAAGCTTTGAACTTTCCCCAACTAAGAAGGACAAGTTCGTCAAAGAATTCGGTGAAGAGAAGCTCAAGGAACTTCTGGCTTCACGAGAAGTCAAGATCATGCACAGCTTCGAAAGGAAGACTCCAAAAAAGCGCAAGACGAGACGAGTATCGCTGGCAAAGAAAACCGGACTGCTGAATGAAGATCTAACGCCCTTGTGGCAGACCATAGTTGACTATCTGCTTTCTGTTGAATCAGAGGAAATCTCCGCGCTTGAAAAGAAACTTGAGTTGAGAAGCAGAAGCCCGATCGAAACACTAATTTCTAAGGGGATACTAACCACCGAGGAATGTGAGGAAGACGATTCTCATTGGGTAATCCCAGCGGTAGAGAAACTAAACGGAAGCCAAAGAGAGGTCTATAGAGAAATAATGGAGAGAGAATCAAAGGCTTTTCTCCTTCACGGATTAACCGGTACGGGAAAAACAGAGGTCTATTTCAAAGTCATGGAATACTGGCTAAACAGAGGTCGACAGATCCTTTACCTCGTTCCAGAAGTTTCGTTGACACCCCAGCTCCTTGCAAGAATAAGAGGTGCCTTTCCGGGGAGAGATGTAAGACAATACCACAGTTACATGCCGAGAAACCAGCGGCAGAGGATTTGGTTGGATGCCGTGGAGCAGAATGTCGATATTCTTGTCGGTACAAGGAGTTCACTCTGGGTGCCCATGAAGAACACGGGTTTGATTGTGGTTGATGAAGAGCATGATTCCAGTTTCTACCAACAGAGTCTCCCTTATTATGATGGGGTTGAAGCTGCCTTAAGAAAGGCAGAGTTGCTTGATATCCCTATCATTCTTGGGTCTGCAACACCAAGAGTTGGACACTATCACCTGGTTGAATCTGACAGACTGTCTCTGCTTCGTCTAACAGAAAGACCTGTCGGGTCGTTTCCCACAATCGAGATAATCGATATGAAAGAAGAGAAGAACCTAATAATCAGTAAAAGGGCACTGGCAGAAATCAGACAAACCATCTCTTTAGGAAAGCAAGTCTTTGTTTTTGTCCATAGAAAAGGATATTCGAATTACGTGGTCTGTTATACATGCGGAAACACAGTTAGCTGTCCTCATTGTTCGGTGTCCATGACCTATCACAAAGCAGATAATTCCCTCAAGTGCCATTACTGTGGCTACAGAGAACCCGTACCGAAGTCTTGTCCCGTTTGCGGCTCAATGACCCTCTCTGCCAGGGGCTTCGGCACAGAGAGAGTGGAACATGATCTGCAAAAGTATTTCCCTTCCGCAAGAATCATGAGAATGGATAGAGAGACGATAGACAATCCCATTTCATATGAAAAGGCATTACTCGAAATCTCACGAAAGGAATGTCAGATAATCGTTGGAACCAAGATGATAACCAAAGGCCTTGACTTTCCCGACGTTGAGATGGTACTGATTGTTGACGCCGACAGATTGATGAGTTTCCCAAGCTATGATAGTCCCGAAACCGCTTTTCAGCATATTTCCCAGGTCAGCGGAAGATCCGGCAGGGCAAGCATAGGAAAGGCATTCATTCAGAGCTTCAATCCAAACAACAGAATAATGAAAGCTGCCTTCGAAAGAGATTATGAAGCATTCTATATGGATGAAATAGCTCTCCGAAAAGAGTTGAACAACCCACCTTTCAGCAAAATTGCGGAAGTGGTATGTTACGGAGAGACTGAGGACGAGAGCGGGCTGTTGGCCGAAAAGATCGCAGAACAAATAAGAGAAGTGAGAATCGATTCGATCGAGGTATTCGGCCCCATTGCTCCGCTTCTTTCAAAGCTCAAGAACTCCTACAGAATGAAAATTACAGTGAAGCTTCCGCCGGACGCAAACTACGAATTTCTCCTGAAGATACAGAAGAAACATCCCGCCGATATCCAGATAATCATCAATGGCATCGGCGGAATGGTGTAG
- a CDS encoding nucleotidyltransferase, with product MKVLGLVVEYNPFHNGHFYHLSHSKEIVKPDVTVAVMSGNFVQRGEPAIVEKFARAEAALEQGVDLVLELPVVYSLQDAGGFATGSIWTLDHVGATDVVFGSETDDIDLMKAVSKVLIKEPEHYQDLLKKHLKTGHSFPNARKYALRDFIHSENAALSHRIEEIGSSNNILGVEYLRAIQEIKSKMIPHSMRRVGASYADEEHRGEFSSATAIRRLIQRGDIESASQAMPKRSLDIILREIRAGRGPVFKEDVESFFISFFRLLSREDYCRYYGFVEGLDARFQECSMEGSLERFLHCVKSKRFTLSRIRRLMYYPIFGFTDDLLRKSNELGPQYIRILGFNEKGRNHLSNIKHSTKIPIITTASLWRKVVDKSIKDEMKIDVDLLKAQLKSDFKAVRFYSSLYKYPESRARGSDLLSQIVYHRQER from the coding sequence ATGAAAGTACTTGGACTAGTTGTGGAATACAATCCCTTTCATAATGGCCATTTTTATCATCTTTCACATTCGAAAGAGATTGTGAAACCTGATGTCACCGTGGCCGTTATGAGCGGCAATTTTGTTCAGCGAGGAGAGCCTGCAATTGTTGAGAAGTTTGCAAGGGCAGAAGCAGCTCTGGAGCAAGGTGTCGACCTGGTTCTCGAATTGCCGGTAGTGTATTCCTTGCAGGACGCCGGAGGGTTCGCAACGGGATCAATATGGACGCTTGACCATGTGGGAGCAACAGATGTCGTTTTCGGAAGCGAGACAGACGATATCGACCTGATGAAGGCCGTGTCCAAAGTTCTGATCAAAGAACCCGAACACTATCAAGATCTCTTGAAGAAACATCTTAAGACAGGTCATTCATTTCCTAATGCCCGAAAGTATGCCCTGAGAGACTTTATACATTCTGAAAATGCGGCTCTTTCACACCGAATAGAAGAGATAGGTTCATCCAACAACATCCTGGGTGTGGAATACTTGAGAGCAATTCAAGAGATAAAGAGCAAGATGATTCCCCACTCAATGAGGAGAGTCGGAGCTTCTTATGCTGATGAAGAGCATCGAGGAGAATTTTCTTCCGCAACGGCAATTAGAAGGCTGATTCAGAGAGGCGATATCGAGAGCGCTTCTCAAGCGATGCCTAAGCGATCCCTTGACATTATCCTTCGGGAAATCAGGGCCGGAAGAGGTCCCGTCTTCAAAGAGGATGTTGAATCCTTCTTCATTTCCTTTTTCAGGCTCTTGTCAAGAGAGGATTATTGCAGATATTATGGGTTCGTCGAAGGTTTAGACGCGAGATTTCAAGAGTGTTCCATGGAAGGTAGTCTTGAAAGGTTTCTCCACTGCGTAAAATCGAAGCGATTCACCCTATCTAGAATCAGACGGCTTATGTACTATCCCATTTTTGGATTTACCGATGATCTATTAAGAAAGAGCAATGAACTCGGCCCTCAATACATTCGAATACTGGGCTTCAATGAAAAGGGAAGAAATCATCTCTCGAACATCAAGCATTCAACGAAGATCCCGATCATAACCACGGCTTCTTTATGGAGAAAAGTAGTAGACAAGTCTATCAAAGATGAAATGAAGATAGATGTTGACTTGCTTAAGGCACAGCTGAAGAGTGATTTCAAAGCCGTCAGATTTTACTCGAGTCTCTACAAGTATCCCGAAAGCAGAGCAAGAGGCTCTGACCTATTATCACAAATCGTTTATCACAGGCAGGAGCGGTAG